In Streptomyces canus, one DNA window encodes the following:
- the mraY gene encoding phospho-N-acetylmuramoyl-pentapeptide-transferase: MMKQILFSGVIGLFLTLVGTPLLIKLLARKGYGQYIRDDGPRSHGSKRGTPTMGGIAFISATVVAYFLSKVITGYPPTYSGLLVLGLMCGMGLVGFLDDYIKIVKRRSLGLRAKAKMAGQLIVGISFAVLALMFPDVRGNTPASTKLSFITDFGWKIGPILFVVWALFMILAMSNGVNLTDGLDGLATGASVLVFGAYTFIGVWQFQESCANSGTLTNPNACYEVRDPLDLAVIASALMGACLGFLWWNTSPAKIFMGDTGSLALGGVLTGLAILSRTELLVAIMGGLFVLITMSVVIQVGSFRMTGKRVFRMAPLQHHFELKGWSEVLIVVRFWIIQGICVIVGLGLFYAGWAADK, from the coding sequence ATGATGAAGCAGATCCTGTTCTCAGGAGTCATCGGCCTCTTCCTGACCCTGGTCGGCACCCCGCTGCTGATCAAGCTGCTCGCGCGCAAGGGTTACGGCCAGTACATCCGGGACGACGGCCCGCGCTCGCACGGCAGCAAGCGCGGTACGCCGACGATGGGCGGTATCGCCTTCATCTCCGCGACGGTCGTCGCCTACTTCCTGTCCAAGGTCATCACCGGCTACCCCCCGACCTACTCGGGCCTGCTGGTGCTCGGCCTGATGTGCGGCATGGGCCTGGTCGGTTTCCTCGACGACTACATCAAGATCGTCAAGCGGCGTTCGCTGGGCCTGCGGGCCAAGGCGAAGATGGCCGGCCAGCTGATCGTCGGCATCAGCTTCGCGGTGCTCGCGCTGATGTTCCCGGACGTGCGCGGCAACACCCCGGCCTCCACCAAGCTGTCGTTCATCACCGACTTCGGCTGGAAGATCGGCCCGATCCTGTTCGTGGTCTGGGCGCTGTTCATGATCCTCGCGATGTCGAACGGCGTGAACCTCACCGACGGTCTGGACGGCCTCGCCACCGGCGCCTCGGTCCTCGTCTTCGGCGCCTACACGTTCATCGGCGTCTGGCAGTTCCAGGAGTCCTGCGCCAACTCGGGCACCCTGACCAACCCGAACGCCTGCTACGAGGTGCGCGATCCGCTCGACCTCGCGGTGATCGCCTCCGCGCTGATGGGCGCCTGCCTCGGCTTCCTGTGGTGGAACACCTCGCCGGCCAAGATCTTCATGGGCGACACCGGTTCGCTCGCCCTCGGCGGTGTCCTCACGGGCCTGGCGATCCTGTCCCGCACGGAGCTCCTGGTCGCCATCATGGGCGGTCTGTTCGTCCTCATCACCATGTCGGTCGTCATCCAGGTCGGTTCCTTCCGGATGACGGGCAAGCGGGTCTTCCGGATGGCACCGCTCCAGCACCACTTCGAACTCAAGGGCTGGTCCGAAGTCCTCATCGTGGTCCGTTTCTGGATCATCCAGGGCATCTGTGTGATCGTCGGCCTGGGCCTCTTCTACGCGGGATGGGCAGCAGACAAGTGA
- the ftsW gene encoding putative lipid II flippase FtsW: MPSSRTGRPPVQRASRRPAVPRPSRENPVQRLYTRARKAWDRPLTAYYLILGGSLLITVLGLVMVYSASQITALQMSLPGSFFFRKQFLAAVIGTVLLLIASRMPVKLHRALAYPILAGAVFLMALVQVPGIGMSVNGNQNWISLGGSFQIQPSEFGKLALVLWAADLLARKQDKKLLTQWKHMLVPLVPVAFLLLGLIMLGGDMGTAIILTAILFGLLWLAGAPTRLFVGVLSVAAFIGFVLIKTSPNRMARLACIGATEPKSGAADCWQAVHGIYALASGGIFGSGLGASVEKWGQLPEAHTDFIFAVTGEELGLAGTLSVLALFAALGYAGIRVAGRTEDPFVRYAAGGVTTWITAQAVINIGAVLGLLPIAGVPLPLFSYGGSALLPTMFAVGLLIAFARDDPAARAALSMRQPRFGRKRAGGAVPARGPRRWNTMRRRAPSARSSGER; this comes from the coding sequence ATGCCCAGTAGCCGTACCGGCAGGCCGCCCGTGCAGCGGGCGTCCCGGCGCCCCGCCGTCCCCCGGCCCTCGCGAGAGAACCCCGTACAACGGCTCTACACGCGCGCGCGCAAGGCCTGGGACCGGCCGCTGACCGCCTACTACCTGATCCTCGGCGGCAGCCTGCTGATCACCGTGCTCGGTCTGGTGATGGTCTACTCGGCCTCCCAGATCACGGCTCTGCAGATGTCCCTGCCGGGATCCTTCTTCTTCCGCAAACAGTTCCTGGCCGCCGTCATCGGCACCGTACTGCTGCTGATCGCCTCCCGGATGCCGGTCAAGCTGCACCGGGCGCTCGCCTATCCGATCCTGGCGGGCGCCGTCTTCCTGATGGCCCTGGTGCAGGTGCCGGGGATAGGGATGTCGGTCAACGGCAACCAGAACTGGATCTCGCTCGGCGGCTCCTTCCAGATCCAGCCCAGCGAGTTCGGCAAGTTGGCCCTCGTGCTGTGGGCGGCCGACCTGCTCGCCCGCAAGCAGGACAAGAAGCTGCTGACCCAGTGGAAGCACATGCTGGTGCCGCTCGTCCCGGTCGCCTTCCTGCTGCTCGGGCTGATCATGCTCGGCGGCGACATGGGAACGGCGATCATCCTGACGGCGATCCTGTTCGGCCTGCTGTGGCTCGCGGGGGCGCCGACCCGGCTGTTCGTCGGGGTGCTGTCGGTCGCCGCGTTCATCGGGTTCGTCCTCATCAAGACCAGCCCCAACCGCATGGCCCGGCTCGCCTGCATCGGCGCCACCGAGCCCAAGTCCGGCGCCGCCGACTGCTGGCAGGCCGTGCACGGCATCTACGCCCTCGCCTCCGGCGGAATCTTTGGCTCCGGGCTCGGTGCGAGTGTGGAAAAATGGGGCCAACTACCCGAAGCCCACACCGACTTCATCTTTGCCGTCACCGGTGAGGAACTGGGCCTCGCGGGGACGCTGTCGGTGCTCGCCCTCTTCGCGGCTCTAGGCTATGCGGGTATCCGCGTGGCCGGACGCACGGAGGACCCCTTCGTGAGGTATGCCGCGGGAGGCGTGACCACCTGGATCACCGCTCAGGCTGTGATCAACATCGGTGCGGTGCTCGGTCTGCTGCCGATCGCCGGCGTCCCGCTCCCGCTGTTCTCCTACGGAGGTTCCGCCCTGTTGCCGACCATGTTCGCCGTCGGGCTGCTGATCGCGTTCGCGCGTGACGACCCCGCCGCGCGGGCGGCGCTTTCGATGCGGCAACCCCGCTTTGGTAGAAAGCGGGCGGGAGGCGCCGTGCCGGCACGGGGGCCTCGGAGATGGAACACGATGCGACGGCGCGCCCCCTCGGCGCGTTCGTCCGGAGAGCGGTGA
- the murG gene encoding undecaprenyldiphospho-muramoylpentapeptide beta-N-acetylglucosaminyltransferase yields the protein MHVVLAGGGTAGHIEPALALADALRRQDPSVGITALGTERGLETKLVPQRGYELALIPAVPLPRKPTPELITVPGRLRGTIKATEQILERTKADAVVGFGGYVALPAYLAAKRLGVPIVIHEANARPGLANKIGSRYAAQVAVATPDSKLRNSRYIGIPLRHTIATLDRAAARPEARHVFGLDPNLPTLLVSGGSQGARRLNEVVQQVAPWLQQAGIQILHAVGPKNELPHVQQMPGMPPYIPVSYLDRMDLAYAAADMMLCRAGAMTVAELSAVGLPAAYVPLPIGNGEQRLNAQPVVKAGGGLLVDDAELTPDWVRANVLPVLADPHRLYEMSRAAAEFGRRDADELLVGMVYEAIASHRRQ from the coding sequence GTGCATGTCGTACTCGCCGGTGGGGGGACCGCCGGCCACATCGAGCCCGCGCTCGCCCTCGCGGATGCCCTGCGCAGGCAGGACCCGAGCGTGGGGATCACGGCTCTGGGCACGGAACGGGGGCTGGAGACCAAGCTCGTCCCACAGCGCGGCTACGAGCTCGCGCTGATCCCGGCCGTCCCGTTGCCCCGTAAGCCCACCCCTGAGCTGATCACCGTGCCGGGCCGGCTGCGCGGCACGATCAAGGCCACGGAGCAGATCCTGGAGCGCACCAAGGCCGACGCCGTCGTCGGCTTCGGCGGCTATGTCGCGCTGCCCGCCTACCTCGCCGCCAAGCGCCTCGGTGTGCCGATCGTGATCCATGAGGCCAACGCCCGTCCCGGCCTCGCCAACAAGATCGGCTCCCGGTACGCCGCCCAGGTCGCCGTCGCCACGCCGGACAGCAAGCTGCGCAACTCCCGCTACATCGGCATCCCGCTGCGCCACACCATCGCCACCCTGGACCGGGCCGCGGCCCGCCCCGAGGCCCGGCACGTGTTCGGCCTCGACCCGAACCTGCCGACGCTGCTGGTCTCCGGCGGCTCGCAGGGCGCCCGGCGCCTCAACGAGGTCGTCCAGCAGGTCGCACCCTGGCTCCAGCAGGCCGGGATCCAGATCCTGCACGCGGTCGGCCCGAAGAACGAACTGCCGCACGTACAGCAGATGCCGGGAATGCCCCCCTACATCCCGGTAAGTTACCTGGACCGGATGGACCTCGCGTACGCCGCGGCCGACATGATGCTCTGCCGCGCGGGCGCGATGACCGTCGCCGAACTCTCCGCCGTCGGGCTCCCGGCCGCCTACGTCCCGCTGCCCATCGGCAACGGAGAACAGCGGCTGAACGCCCAGCCGGTGGTCAAGGCCGGCGGCGGACTGCTGGTCGACGACGCGGAACTGACGCCGGACTGGGTCCGGGCCAACGTCCTGCCCGTGCTCGCCGACCCGCACCGGCTGTACGAGATGTCCCGCGCCGCCGCCGAGTTCGGCCGCCGGGACGCCGACGAGCTGCTCGTCGGCATGGTGTACGAGGCGATCGCCTCCCACCGACGCCAGTAG
- the murD gene encoding UDP-N-acetylmuramoyl-L-alanine--D-glutamate ligase has product MGSRQVTSSEPLDWQGKHVTVAGLGVSGIPAAKVLHARGANVTVVNDGDDARAREQAAELEALGITVRLGDGATLPEGAELVVTAPGWKPDKPLFAAAREAGLEIWGDVELAWRLRGPDAAPWLAITGTNGKTTTTQMLASILKAAGLRTAAVGNIGVSLLDAVLGDEQYDVLAVELSSYQLHWAPSLRAHSAAVLNLAPDHLDWHGSMEAYAADKGRIYEGNRVACVYNVADKATEDLVREADVEEGCRAVGFTLGTPGPSQLGVVEGILVDRAFVEDRHKNAQELAEISDVNPPAPHNIANALAAAALARAFGVPARAVRDGLRDFTPDAHRIAHVADVDAVAYVDDSKATNTHAAQASLAAYESIVWIAGGLAKGATFDELVAKSAKRLRGVVLIGQDRALIREALARHAPEVPVVDLDRTDTGAMLAAVQEASRLAVAGDTVLLAPACASMDMFANYNKRGDAFAEAVRELGS; this is encoded by the coding sequence ATGGGCAGCAGACAAGTGACCTCCTCGGAGCCTTTGGACTGGCAGGGCAAGCACGTCACCGTCGCCGGACTCGGTGTCTCCGGCATCCCGGCGGCCAAGGTGCTGCACGCGCGCGGGGCGAACGTCACCGTCGTCAACGACGGCGACGACGCACGCGCGCGTGAGCAGGCGGCCGAGTTGGAGGCGCTGGGCATCACCGTGCGCCTCGGTGACGGTGCGACCCTGCCCGAGGGCGCCGAACTCGTCGTCACCGCGCCCGGCTGGAAGCCGGACAAACCGCTGTTCGCCGCGGCGCGTGAGGCCGGCCTGGAGATCTGGGGCGATGTCGAACTCGCCTGGCGGCTCAGGGGCCCCGACGCGGCTCCCTGGCTCGCGATCACCGGCACCAACGGCAAGACGACCACCACCCAGATGCTGGCGTCGATCCTGAAGGCCGCGGGGCTGCGCACCGCCGCCGTCGGCAACATCGGCGTCTCCCTGCTGGACGCGGTGCTCGGCGACGAGCAGTACGACGTCCTGGCCGTGGAGTTGTCGAGCTATCAGCTCCACTGGGCGCCCTCCCTGCGCGCCCACTCCGCCGCCGTGCTGAACCTGGCGCCCGACCACCTCGACTGGCACGGCTCCATGGAGGCGTACGCCGCCGACAAGGGCCGCATCTACGAGGGCAATCGGGTCGCCTGCGTCTACAACGTCGCCGACAAGGCCACCGAGGACCTGGTGCGCGAGGCGGACGTCGAGGAGGGCTGCCGGGCCGTCGGCTTCACCCTCGGCACCCCCGGACCGTCCCAACTCGGCGTCGTCGAGGGCATCCTGGTCGACCGCGCCTTCGTCGAGGACCGGCACAAGAACGCCCAGGAACTCGCCGAGATCTCGGACGTCAACCCGCCCGCCCCGCACAACATCGCCAACGCCCTTGCGGCGGCGGCCCTCGCACGCGCATTCGGGGTGCCCGCCAGGGCCGTACGGGACGGGCTCCGGGACTTCACCCCGGACGCCCACCGCATCGCCCACGTGGCCGACGTGGACGCGGTCGCGTACGTCGACGACTCCAAGGCCACCAACACCCACGCGGCACAAGCCTCGTTGGCGGCCTACGAGTCGATCGTGTGGATCGCGGGCGGGCTCGCCAAGGGCGCGACCTTCGACGAGCTGGTCGCCAAGTCGGCAAAGCGACTTCGCGGTGTCGTGCTGATCGGCCAGGACCGCGCCCTGATCCGTGAAGCCCTCGCGCGACACGCCCCGGAAGTACCCGTGGTGGACCTCGACCGGACCGACACTGGGGCGATGCTCGCGGCTGTCCAGGAGGCTTCGCGCCTCGCCGTCGCAGGTGACACGGTGCTGCTGGCCCCGGCCTGCGCCTCGATGGACATGTTCGCCAACTACAACAAGCGCGGTGACGCGTTCGCGGAGGCGGTTCGCGAACTCGGCTCCTGA
- a CDS encoding cell division protein FtsQ/DivIB yields MAGSTTAERGERQQESSGPPPARRLRVRRLRTIIILAVALVLLSAGTVWLLYGSQWLRVDSVSVSGTRVLTPEQVREAADVPVGSPLVSVDTDAIEARLLRKLPRIDSVDVARAWPDVIGLKVTERTPVLLVQKGGNFVEVDDEGVRFATVSEAPKGVPALELTLSRPDSRAASLRRFGEARLVREAVRVAGDIPAAVAHVTRSVKVRSYDDISLELGGGRTVAWGSSEKGAAKARTLAALMKATPDARHFDVSVPTAPASAGS; encoded by the coding sequence GTGGCCGGATCGACGACCGCCGAGCGCGGTGAACGCCAGCAGGAGTCGTCCGGCCCGCCTCCTGCCCGGCGGTTGAGGGTGCGTCGGCTTCGTACGATCATCATTCTTGCCGTGGCGCTCGTGCTTCTTTCCGCGGGCACCGTCTGGCTGTTGTACGGCTCCCAGTGGCTGCGCGTCGACAGCGTGTCGGTCTCGGGGACCAGGGTGCTGACCCCGGAGCAGGTCCGCGAGGCCGCCGACGTCCCGGTCGGATCGCCGCTTGTTTCCGTCGACACGGATGCCATTGAGGCGCGACTGCTCCGGAAATTGCCCCGAATTGACTCGGTTGATGTCGCTCGTGCCTGGCCCGACGTAATCGGGCTGAAAGTGACCGAGCGTACCCCGGTTCTGCTTGTCCAAAAGGGCGGAAACTTCGTCGAAGTGGACGATGAAGGCGTCCGATTCGCCACGGTTTCCGAGGCCCCCAAAGGTGTCCCCGCCCTGGAATTGACGCTCTCCCGGCCGGACTCCCGTGCCGCGAGCCTGCGCCGCTTCGGCGAGGCCCGGCTCGTGCGCGAAGCGGTGCGCGTGGCGGGTGACATTCCGGCCGCCGTCGCGCACGTTACCCGTTCCGTCAAGGTGCGTTCGTACGACGACATCTCGCTGGAGTTGGGGGGCGGTCGCACCGTCGCCTGGGGGAGCAGCGAGAAAGGTGCCGCAAAGGCCCGTACGCTCGCCGCTCTCATGAAAGCCACTCCCGATGCGCGGCACTTCGACGTCAGCGTCCCCACCGCGCCTGCGTCAGCAGGGAGTTGA